The following proteins come from a genomic window of Miscanthus floridulus cultivar M001 chromosome 2, ASM1932011v1, whole genome shotgun sequence:
- the LOC136535571 gene encoding J domain-containing protein required for chloroplast accumulation response 1-like: MAMAPQRAHAAAGTPAIRNPSAVRPLSATGSSSLYTPEAARARAPLGRSRTTMAGAPPRRSDVDFADVFGGPPRRSSGNEHRSRRGSPDSSSFGSATRARSGGSDTPVFGDRGSSDRRRHPGEEFYKDIFPGSEAAAPRRGGAGDWGDVFGGPASPVSTARPRSSFSMRVNRGTDVSVPSSPSRQISNRNDDGTSYAYSVPTSPNASMNNYLAQGAAQQHSKKNPFSWHRYPFLSRFRSQSREKKSTSNYVSSMDSECEGTPVNLESIMANNKFHFSFYKWAGKGALLVLPATAQEKPADIIGLRSFPQVVVQGIDLIDYEDNMSTATGTSKSQTDYEDSKSGKHSTNSVTKDGAIPLLSEDYMQGMKQSNDHTKNDVSSASLSSKISRSPSERSRSSRVKEKVKGFIKLFSPESSPKHKRALETQGQTSVRKNGSKTELQDKFSISSLEANEDVETAQMNSQNAFIAEPFPMREVQERMDKPVLSENSKMDTAMGSNEAASNESIHDDTKDKADNTIEHDRHIEDFDGCVVEHFSEDPVLHNDQEKELIKISESKICEWSRGKEGNIRSLLSTLQYVLWPESGWKPVPLVDIIEGAAVKKAYQKALLCLHPDKLQQRGAAMHQKYIAEKVFDILQESWKEFNPITFG; encoded by the exons ATGGCGATGGCGCCCCAGCGGGCGCACGCCGCTGCGGGAACGCCTGCCATCCGAAATCCAAGCGCCGTTCGCCCGCTCTCCGCCACAGGCTCCTCCTCCCTCTACACTCCAGAGGCAGCACGTGCTCGGGCACCGCTAGGCCGCAGCCGCACCACCATGGCGGGCGCGCCGCCGCGGAGGTCGGACGTCGACTTCGCCGACGTCTTCGGCGGCCCGCCGCGGCGCTCGTCGGGGAACGAGCACCGCTCGCGCCGCGGCTCGCCGGACAGCTCGTCATTCGGGTCCGCGACGAGGGCGCGGAGCGGGGGATCGGACACGCCCGTGTTCGGGGACCGGGGGAGCTCCGACCGAAGGAGGCATCCCGGGGAGGAGTTCTACAAGGACATATTCCCCGGGAGCGAGGCAGCGGCGCCCAGGCGGGGCGGCGCCGGGGATTGGGGGGATGTGTTCGGCGGGCCAGCTTCGCCTGTCTCCACGGCCCGCCCGCGATCGAG CTTCTCCATGCGGGTCAACAGAGGCACGGACGTTTCAGTGCCTAGTTCTCCCTCTCGGCAAATATCCAACAGAAACGATGATGGAACATCTTACGCTTACAGCGTTCCAACCTCACCCAATGCATCCATGAATAATTACCTTGCCCAGGGGGCAGCCCAACAACATTCAAAGAAGAATCCCTTCTCATGGCATCGCTATCCATTCCTATCTAGGTTCCGTTCTCAAAGTAGGGAAAAGAAAAGCACATCTAACTATGTCAGCTCCATGGACAGTGAATGTGAAGGGACTCCTGTTAACTTGGAAAGTATCATGGCCAATAACAAGTTCCATTTTTCCTTCTATAAGTGGGCAGGCAAAGGAGCCTTGTTAGTGTTGCCAGCTACTGCACAAGAAAAGCCTGCAGACATTATTGGACTGAGAAGCTTCCCTCAAGTGGTTGTTCAGGGTATTGATCTAATTGATTATGAAGACAACATGTCAACTGCCACTGGAACATCCAAAAGTCAGACAGATTACGAAGATTCCAAATCTGGAAAACATAGCACAAACTCAGTAACCAAGGATGGAGCTATTCCTTTACTCTCTGAGGACTACATGCAAG GAATGAAACAGAGCAATGATCATACAAAGAATGATGTTTCATCAGCTAGCCTGAGTTCGAAAATTTCTAGATCACCTTCAGAAAGAAGTCGTAGTAGCAGGGTAAAGGAAAAGGTGAAGGGTTTCATAAAACTATTTAGCCCTGAGAGCTCACCAAAGCACAAACGAGCACTGGAAACACAAGGCCAAACATCTGTCAGGAAAAATGGAAGCAAAACTGAACTGCAAGATAAGTTTAGCATATCCAGTTTGGAGGCCAATGAGGATGTGGAAACGGCACAAATGAACAGCCAAAATGCTTTTATCGCTGAACCTTTTCCA ATGAGGGAAGTGCAAGAGAGGATGGACAAACCAGTTCTGTCAGAAAATAGTAAAATGGATACAGCTATGGGAAGTAATGAAGCCGCTTCTAATG agtCCATCCATGATGATACAAAAGACAAAGCGGACAACACAATAGAGCATGACAGACACATTGAAGATTTTGATGGATGTGTG GTTGAGCATTTCTCTGAAGATCCTGTTCTTCATAATGATCAGGAAAAGGAGCTAATAAAG ATATCAGAATCTAAAATCTGTGAATGGTCAAGAGGAAAAGAAGGAAATATTAGGTCATTGCTTTCAACACTGCAATAT GTCCTATGGCCTGAGAGTGGATGGAAACCAGTTCCTCTCGTTGATATAATTGAAGGAGCAGCAGTCAAGAAGGCTTACCAGAAAGCATTATTATGCCTTCATCCAGATAAGTTGCAACAGCGAGGCGCTGCCATGCATCAGAAGTATATAGCAGAGAAGGTTTTTGACATTTTACAG GAATCATGGAAGGAATTCAATCCAATCACTTTTGGATAG